In Candidatus Dormiibacterota bacterium, the following proteins share a genomic window:
- the acnA gene encoding aconitate hydratase AcnA, translated as MNQHANSFNAADTLRVGDRSYTYYRLDAIERAGLTKLSRLPFSLKILLENLLRFEDGRSVSKSDIEALATWNPHQPPDREIAFRPARVLLQDFTGVPCVVDLAAMRDAMAAMNGDPKAINPLQPVELVIDHSVQIDYFGSNDAFVKNADLEFERNQERYAFLKWGQSALSNFRAVPPDTGIVHQVNIEYLARVIFGAGGAGIGVDARGAVAYPDTAVGTDSHTTMVNGLGVLAWGVGGIEAEAAMLGQPVTMLIPEVVGFRFDGKLPEGVTATDLVLTVTEMLRKKKVVGKFVEFFGKGLSALPVADRTTIGNMSPEFGSTVGIFPIDDRTLEYLRLTGRSAEHIALVEAYAKAQGLFRTDDTPDPEYSEVLHLDLSTVEPNLAGPRRPQDRVALRDVKTSFATAMNEWSAARDGSNTAVARFEGEGGGQTATIAHTAKDVADGAVVIASITSCTNTSNPSVLIGAGLLARNAVARGLQSQPWVKTSLAPGSKVVKDYLAKAGLQDPLDALGFNIVGYGCTTCIGNSGPLPIDVAETVAEQDLIVAAVLSGNRNFEGRIHPQVRANYLASPPLVVAYALAGRMDIDLTTEPLGTDRAGRPVYLKDIWPSNDEIAETVARCVTDAMFKARYSDVFAGDANWAKIDVAASERYAWDPKSEYVKKPPYFENMPAEPAAVRDIKGARVLALLGDSITTDHISPAGNIAKSSPAAKYLMEHGVEPKDFNSYGARRGNHEVMMRGTFANVRLRNRLVPGVEGGVTRYLPANEQMSIFDAAMKYKADGTPLVVLAGKEYGSGSSRDWAAKGTNLLGVRAVIAESFERIHRSNLIGMGVLPLEYIDGADASTYALTGEEIFEITGVEKGLKPRMHVDVKVTDPQSGRALTFKARLRIDTPDEAEYYRHGGILQYVLRQLRDAQK; from the coding sequence ATGAATCAGCACGCAAATAGCTTCAATGCCGCCGATACGCTCCGCGTCGGCGATCGCTCCTACACGTACTATCGGCTCGATGCGATCGAGCGCGCGGGGCTGACGAAGCTCTCGCGACTGCCGTTCTCGCTCAAGATTCTGCTCGAGAATCTGCTGCGATTTGAAGACGGCCGCTCGGTCAGTAAGAGCGATATCGAGGCGCTTGCGACGTGGAACCCGCATCAGCCGCCGGATCGCGAGATCGCGTTCCGTCCGGCGCGCGTGCTGTTACAAGATTTCACCGGCGTACCGTGCGTCGTCGATCTCGCCGCGATGCGCGATGCGATGGCCGCGATGAACGGCGATCCCAAAGCGATCAACCCGCTGCAGCCGGTGGAACTGGTGATCGACCATTCGGTGCAGATCGATTACTTCGGTTCGAACGACGCCTTCGTTAAAAACGCGGATCTCGAATTCGAACGCAATCAAGAGCGTTACGCGTTTCTCAAATGGGGACAATCCGCGCTCTCGAATTTCCGCGCGGTTCCGCCCGATACCGGCATCGTGCATCAAGTCAATATCGAGTATCTAGCGCGCGTCATTTTCGGCGCGGGCGGTGCCGGCATCGGCGTCGATGCGCGGGGCGCCGTTGCCTATCCCGACACCGCGGTCGGAACCGATTCGCACACGACGATGGTCAACGGCCTGGGCGTGCTGGCGTGGGGCGTCGGCGGCATCGAGGCCGAGGCGGCGATGCTCGGCCAACCGGTAACGATGTTGATTCCGGAAGTGGTCGGATTCCGCTTCGACGGCAAATTACCCGAAGGCGTTACGGCGACCGATCTCGTGCTGACCGTTACCGAGATGTTGCGCAAGAAAAAGGTCGTCGGCAAATTCGTAGAGTTCTTCGGCAAGGGGCTCTCCGCGCTTCCGGTTGCGGACCGCACCACGATCGGGAACATGTCGCCCGAGTTCGGCTCGACCGTCGGCATCTTTCCGATCGACGACCGTACGCTAGAATACTTGCGTCTAACGGGACGCTCGGCGGAGCACATCGCGTTAGTTGAGGCGTACGCGAAAGCACAAGGCCTCTTCCGCACCGACGACACGCCCGATCCCGAGTATAGCGAGGTGTTGCATCTCGATCTCTCGACGGTCGAGCCGAATCTGGCGGGGCCTCGCAGGCCGCAGGACCGAGTGGCCCTTCGCGACGTGAAGACCTCGTTCGCAACCGCCATGAACGAATGGTCCGCCGCTCGCGACGGGTCGAATACCGCGGTTGCGCGCTTCGAAGGCGAAGGCGGCGGACAGACGGCCACCATCGCACACACGGCCAAAGACGTTGCCGACGGGGCGGTAGTGATCGCTTCGATTACGTCGTGCACGAATACGTCGAATCCATCGGTGCTGATCGGCGCCGGGCTTTTGGCGCGCAATGCGGTCGCGCGGGGATTGCAGTCGCAACCGTGGGTCAAGACGTCGCTCGCGCCAGGTTCGAAAGTCGTCAAGGATTATTTGGCCAAGGCCGGCCTGCAAGATCCTCTCGACGCGCTCGGCTTCAACATCGTCGGCTACGGCTGCACGACCTGTATCGGCAACTCGGGCCCGCTCCCGATCGACGTTGCCGAGACCGTTGCCGAACAGGACCTCATCGTTGCGGCGGTGCTTTCCGGTAACCGCAATTTCGAAGGACGCATCCATCCCCAAGTCCGTGCGAATTATCTTGCGTCGCCGCCGTTGGTTGTGGCGTACGCGCTGGCGGGACGCATGGATATCGACCTAACGACCGAACCGCTGGGCACCGACCGTGCCGGCCGGCCGGTGTATCTCAAGGATATCTGGCCGAGCAACGACGAGATCGCTGAAACGGTTGCGCGCTGCGTGACCGACGCGATGTTCAAGGCGCGCTATTCGGACGTCTTCGCAGGTGACGCCAACTGGGCGAAAATCGACGTCGCGGCAAGCGAGCGCTACGCATGGGACCCCAAATCCGAGTACGTCAAGAAGCCGCCGTACTTCGAGAACATGCCCGCGGAGCCGGCCGCCGTTCGCGATATCAAAGGCGCGCGCGTGCTTGCGCTCTTGGGCGATTCGATCACCACCGACCATATTTCGCCGGCCGGAAACATCGCGAAATCGAGCCCCGCGGCGAAATACCTCATGGAGCACGGCGTCGAGCCGAAGGACTTCAATTCTTACGGCGCGCGCCGCGGCAACCACGAAGTGATGATGCGCGGCACGTTTGCCAACGTGCGCTTACGCAACCGTCTCGTCCCCGGAGTCGAGGGCGGCGTGACGCGCTATCTGCCGGCCAACGAGCAAATGTCTATTTTCGATGCCGCGATGAAGTACAAGGCGGACGGCACGCCGCTCGTGGTGTTGGCCGGCAAAGAGTACGGCAGCGGTTCGTCGCGCGATTGGGCCGCCAAAGGCACCAATCTGCTCGGCGTGCGGGCGGTGATCGCCGAGTCGTTCGAACGGATCCATCGTAGCAACTTGATCGGCATGGGCGTATTGCCGCTCGAATATATCGACGGGGCCGACGCTTCCACGTACGCGCTCACGGGCGAGGAGATCTTCGAGATCACCGGCGTCGAGAAGGGCCTAAAACCGCGCATGCACGTGGACGTCAAAGTCACCGATCCGCAAAGCGGCCGGGCGCTGACGTTTAAGGCGCGCCTGCGCATCGATACGCCGGACGAGGCCGAATATTACCGGCACGGCGGCATTTTGCAGTACGTGCTGCGCCAACTCCGCGACGCGCAAAAATAG
- a CDS encoding histidine decarboxylase has protein sequence MSLEDADRERLDVLHARLGEANAVSLGYPSAKDFDYAELAPFLRFPINNVGDPFAEATYRVETREFEREVVGFFADLYRAPADDWWGYVTNGGTEGNLYGLYLARELLPKGMVYYSEQTHYSVAKNLHFLGMRHITIRSQSSGEIDYEDLRETLKIHRDVPPIIFANIGTTMTEARDDVARIVSIMDDLAIHERYIHSDAALAGAYAGLLEPRPSYDFVDGADSIAVSGHKFLGAPIPCGVVIARKHNVQRIARAIDYIGSLDTTITGSRNGFTPLMLWYRLRELGLDGIRRRLRHSLDLASYLERSLRAAGVLAWRNPNAITVVFPRTSEALRAKWQLATAGPIAHVLVLPNVMREQVDAFVGDMRAEQIVKEEACRVSG, from the coding sequence ATGAGCCTGGAGGATGCCGATCGCGAACGCCTGGATGTGCTGCACGCGCGTCTAGGCGAAGCGAACGCCGTTTCGCTCGGCTATCCGTCCGCAAAGGATTTCGATTACGCCGAACTGGCGCCGTTTCTCAGGTTTCCGATCAATAACGTCGGCGATCCGTTCGCCGAGGCCACCTATCGCGTCGAGACGCGCGAGTTCGAGCGCGAAGTGGTCGGGTTCTTTGCCGATCTCTATCGCGCGCCGGCGGACGATTGGTGGGGCTACGTCACCAACGGCGGAACCGAAGGGAATCTCTACGGCCTGTACTTGGCGCGCGAGTTGCTCCCGAAAGGGATGGTGTACTACTCCGAGCAGACGCATTACAGCGTCGCGAAGAACTTGCACTTCCTGGGCATGCGGCACATTACGATCCGTTCGCAGTCCAGCGGCGAAATCGATTATGAAGATCTTCGCGAAACGCTGAAAATCCATCGCGACGTGCCACCGATCATTTTTGCCAACATCGGTACCACCATGACCGAGGCACGCGACGACGTGGCGCGGATCGTCTCGATCATGGACGACCTTGCGATTCACGAGCGCTACATCCACTCGGATGCCGCCCTCGCCGGTGCGTATGCCGGCTTATTGGAGCCGCGCCCATCGTACGATTTCGTCGACGGCGCGGATTCGATCGCCGTGAGCGGCCATAAATTTTTGGGCGCGCCGATTCCGTGCGGCGTGGTCATCGCGCGCAAGCACAACGTGCAGCGCATCGCGCGCGCGATCGACTATATCGGGAGCCTCGATACGACGATCACCGGATCGCGAAACGGTTTTACGCCGCTGATGCTCTGGTACCGCCTGCGGGAGTTGGGGCTGGACGGCATTCGCCGGCGTCTAAGACATTCGCTCGACTTGGCATCGTATCTAGAACGATCGTTACGGGCGGCTGGAGTCTTGGCGTGGCGCAATCCGAATGCCATCACGGTCGTCTTTCCGCGGACCAGCGAGGCGTTGCGGGCGAAGTGGCAACTCGCGACGGCGGGACCGATCGCGCACGTCCTCGTGCTGCCGAACGTGATGCGCGAACAAGTCGACGCCTTCGTAGGCGATATGCGGGCCGAGCAAATCGTCAAGGAGGAAGCATGCAGAGTATCCGGGTGA
- a CDS encoding YegS/Rv2252/BmrU family lipid kinase, with protein sequence MREAVLIGHLTSKNGPAAFAEVSKALVTRGVSIVEAHQVENRKEIRRRVKRAVKSGHTLILVIGGDGSQAAAVGPLAHTKAVLGVIPAGTGNSFAQSLGIKPTIEDAIGTILTGRVASVDLGVVNGEYFANFATIGLSSEIAESTPKLLKKIVGGAAYGLSAILPMLKHRAFVANVSWERNALTLETHQMIVASGRYFGNTPILPDATVTSGRLAFFTTAGPGRLDVMRMYLAFLNWTQTDLPDAHYFQAAKLTIKTKKRQPIAIDGSAFGYTPAKFSVAANALRVMVPLAPDEATAP encoded by the coding sequence ATGCGTGAAGCGGTTTTGATCGGGCATCTCACTTCCAAGAACGGTCCTGCGGCGTTTGCCGAGGTATCGAAGGCGCTTGTCACCCGCGGAGTTTCGATCGTCGAGGCCCACCAGGTGGAGAACCGCAAGGAAATCCGTCGCCGTGTGAAACGCGCGGTAAAATCCGGGCATACGCTCATTCTGGTTATAGGCGGCGATGGTAGCCAAGCCGCGGCCGTCGGCCCGCTCGCGCATACGAAGGCCGTTCTGGGCGTGATTCCGGCCGGTACCGGGAACAGCTTTGCCCAGAGCCTCGGCATCAAGCCGACGATTGAAGACGCCATCGGCACCATTCTCACCGGGCGGGTGGCGAGCGTCGATCTGGGAGTCGTCAACGGCGAGTATTTTGCGAACTTTGCGACCATCGGACTGAGCAGCGAAATTGCGGAGAGTACGCCGAAACTCTTGAAAAAAATCGTGGGCGGTGCGGCCTACGGTCTCTCCGCCATTCTCCCGATGCTCAAACATCGAGCGTTTGTCGCGAATGTGTCGTGGGAGCGGAACGCTCTCACGCTGGAGACGCACCAGATGATCGTCGCCAGCGGTCGATATTTCGGTAATACGCCGATATTGCCGGACGCGACGGTGACCAGCGGACGATTGGCGTTCTTTACGACCGCCGGCCCCGGGCGCCTCGATGTAATGAGGATGTATCTGGCATTTCTCAATTGGACGCAGACCGATCTTCCGGACGCGCACTACTTCCAGGCCGCGAAGCTTACGATCAAAACAAAGAAGCGCCAGCCGATCGCCATCGACGGCAGCGCGTTCGGATACACGCCGGCGAAATTCTCCGTGGCGGCGAACGCATTGCGCGTCATGGTGCCCCTGGCCCCGGATGAAGCGACGGCGCCGTGA
- a CDS encoding ACT domain-containing protein: MQSIRVIVPNRPGLLAELTECLANAQVSISQIVVETHGSGALVRIEVEEGDRALATLTGAGYDAVTDGVLLARIEDRPGALARLSRQLADAHLNIRSMHHVLREEGYALVAISTDDNERARGVLGGTAL; this comes from the coding sequence ATGCAGAGTATCCGGGTGATCGTACCGAACCGTCCGGGCCTTTTGGCCGAACTGACGGAATGCTTGGCAAATGCGCAGGTGAGCATCTCGCAGATCGTGGTGGAAACGCACGGCTCGGGTGCGCTCGTTCGCATCGAAGTGGAAGAGGGAGACAGAGCGCTCGCGACGCTGACCGGTGCGGGGTACGATGCCGTGACCGACGGCGTGTTGTTGGCGCGGATCGAAGATCGCCCGGGTGCGCTCGCGCGCCTGTCGCGCCAACTCGCGGACGCGCACCTCAACATTCGATCGATGCATCACGTCCTTCGCGAGGAGGGCTACGCGCTGGTCGCCATCAGCACCGACGACAACGAGCGAGCCCGCGGAGTGCTCGGCGGGACCGCGCTGTAG